Sequence from the Longimicrobium sp. genome:
GCTGAACTCGACTTGCACCGGGGAAGTCCGCGAAGGCGGACTGCGTGCCGTTGTAGCCGCGACTTCAGTCGCATTTTCGCGCATCTATCTATCTATCTATCTATCTACCTATCTAAACTTCGCTCTCAATCCTGATCGCGCTCCAACCTCTGGTCGCCGTCGGGATCTTTATCCTCCGGAGCATCCCCGCGCGAGGCGGGTAACAGGCGCGGCCCTTCAACCCAATGATTCTGCGGATGATGACGATGAAGCTGCGCGCGAGCCTCCTCGCGCTCCCCCTGCTGCTGCCCGGCGGATGCGCGACAGCGGTACCGGCTCCTCCGGCCGGCGCGGCTGCGGGTTCGGCGGCAGATGCACAGGCGGGCGGGACGCTGGTGCTGATGGGGACCACCGACCTGCACGGCTGGGTGCTGCCGTACGACTACTACACGGGAAAGCGCACCAACAACGGCCTGGCCTCGCTCGTTCCCATGATCGACAGCGTGCGCGCGGCCAACCCCGGCCGCACCGTGCTGGTCGAGTCCGGCGACCTGCTGCAGGGGAACCCGCTCGATTTCGTCTACTCGCGCCTGCGGCCGGGCGAGACGCATCCCATCGTCGCCGCGATGAACCTGGTGGGCTACGACGCGGCCGCCATCGGCAACCACGAGTTCAACTACGGCGTGCCGCACCTGGAGGCCGCCGTCTCCCAGTCGCGCTTTCCGTGGATCTCGGCCAACACCTTCCGCGCGGGGACGGAGGAGCACGCGTTCCGCCCCTGGACCTTCGTGGAGCGCACCGTAGGCGGGCGGCGGGTGAAGATCGGCATCACCGCCGTGACGCCGCCGGGCGTGGCCATCTGGGACCGCGACAACGTGCGCGGGCGGCTGGACTTCCGTGACATCGTGGCCAGCGTGCGCCCCATCGTCGCGCGGATGCGGGCGGAGGGCGCGGACCTGGTCGTCGTCGCCGCGCACAGCGGGCTGGAGGGGTCGAGCTACGACACCGCATCCACCCACGTCCCCGTCGAGAACGCCGCTGCCGCGATGGCGCGCGAGATCCCCGGCATCGACGTGATCTTCATGGGGCACACGCACCGCGAGGTGGCGGATACCACCATCAACGGCGTGCTGGTCCAGCAGGCGAAGAACTGGGGCGCCTCGCTCGCGGTCGCGACCCTGCGGCTGGAGACGGGCGTGGATGGACATTGGCGCATCTCCTCGAAACACGGCGAGATCCTGCGCCCCGTCGACGGGCGCACGGACGCGCGGCTGGAGGCGGCGCTCGCGCAGGCGCACGAGCGGACGCGCGCCTACGTGGGGCGGCAGATCGGCACGTCGGCCGAGGAGTGGTCGTCGGAGCAGTCGCGGACGCGCGACACGCCCATCATGGACCTGATCAACGACGCGCAGATGCGGGCCACCGGCGCCGACCTGGCCTCGACCGCGGCGTTCTCGCTGTCGTCGCGCATCCCGCGCGGGCCGGTCACCGTCGCCGACATCGCCGGGCTGTACATCTACGACAACACGCTGAAGGCGGTGCGGGTTTCCGGCGCGCAGCTCCGCGCGTACCTGGAGAAGAGCGCGGAATACTATCTCCCCTGTCCCGCCGCGCGGTGCGACCGGGTGACCAACCCCGCCGTGCCGGGCTACAACTTCGACGTGGTGAGCGGGGTGGATTACGCGCTGGACCTGACCAGGCCCGTCGGCCAGCGCGTGGTGCGCCTGGAGCGGAACGGGCGCGCGGTGGCGGCGGCCGACAGCTTCACCCTGGCGCTGAACAACTACCGCGCGAGCGGAAGCGGCGGCTTCTCGATGCTGATCGGCGCGCCGGTGGTGTACGACCGCGGCGAGTCC
This genomic interval carries:
- a CDS encoding bifunctional metallophosphatase/5'-nucleotidase; amino-acid sequence: MKLRASLLALPLLLPGGCATAVPAPPAGAAAGSAADAQAGGTLVLMGTTDLHGWVLPYDYYTGKRTNNGLASLVPMIDSVRAANPGRTVLVESGDLLQGNPLDFVYSRLRPGETHPIVAAMNLVGYDAAAIGNHEFNYGVPHLEAAVSQSRFPWISANTFRAGTEEHAFRPWTFVERTVGGRRVKIGITAVTPPGVAIWDRDNVRGRLDFRDIVASVRPIVARMRAEGADLVVVAAHSGLEGSSYDTASTHVPVENAAAAMAREIPGIDVIFMGHTHREVADTTINGVLVQQAKNWGASLAVATLRLETGVDGHWRISSKHGEILRPVDGRTDARLEAALAQAHERTRAYVGRQIGTSAEEWSSEQSRTRDTPIMDLINDAQMRATGADLASTAAFSLSSRIPRGPVTVADIAGLYIYDNTLKAVRVSGAQLRAYLEKSAEYYLPCPAARCDRVTNPAVPGYNFDVVSGVDYALDLTRPVGQRVVRLERNGRAVAAADSFTLALNNYRASGSGGFSMLIGAPVVYDRGESIRDLLIADIQRRGRLAPADVFRKNWEIVPAALAEKAAAEQRASGQ